A section of the Pedobacter sp. HDW13 genome encodes:
- a CDS encoding leucine-rich repeat domain-containing protein encodes MPLRNILLITIILFLFACKKEEEILIIPAKPFATAGTNQNDVEKFQVTLNADSLKPGQSGKWTIEKGLIEDPLVYFSDYTNPNSKFNGMPGEIYSLKWTVSSSGGKISESFVSIKFKPLLAKIENLSPDNQTKFYLKGTENRRGLWTVDGKYAFIHNQTFGGTIIDDINAPYVEFQGYANTRYKLTWTTWYGSKSASASLEINTGNYLETEALDDLQLSVNSSRVVIENGHVTKLLLNASGIAWIFEDIISNPALQGLTYLKHLNMSGSSARAIAPVIGDKFRNLEYLNVDGTQIYSVPANIGNLKKLKEFVISHLNWGGILPRYLKVLVIWRI; translated from the coding sequence ATGCCACTTCGCAACATTTTACTAATCACTATTATATTATTTCTATTTGCTTGCAAAAAAGAGGAAGAGATTTTAATCATTCCAGCCAAACCATTTGCCACAGCTGGTACAAATCAAAATGATGTAGAAAAGTTTCAGGTTACTCTCAATGCCGATAGTTTAAAACCCGGCCAGTCTGGTAAATGGACAATAGAAAAAGGCTTGATTGAGGATCCTTTGGTCTATTTTTCAGACTACACCAATCCAAATTCCAAATTCAATGGTATGCCTGGGGAAATCTACAGCCTAAAATGGACAGTAAGTTCATCGGGAGGAAAAATAAGTGAATCCTTTGTTAGCATCAAGTTTAAGCCCCTGCTTGCAAAAATAGAAAATTTAAGCCCAGATAATCAGACAAAATTCTACCTAAAAGGAACAGAAAACCGCCGAGGACTATGGACGGTTGATGGCAAATATGCCTTCATCCATAACCAAACTTTTGGAGGTACTATTATAGACGACATAAACGCCCCATATGTTGAATTTCAGGGGTATGCCAATACTCGATATAAGCTGACATGGACAACTTGGTACGGTAGTAAATCAGCATCAGCCAGTTTAGAAATTAATACTGGCAACTACCTAGAAACAGAGGCTCTTGACGACCTACAACTTAGTGTAAATTCGAGTAGAGTTGTTATCGAGAATGGACACGTTACAAAATTATTGCTAAATGCCAGTGGAATTGCCTGGATATTTGAAGACATTATTAGCAATCCAGCTTTACAGGGCTTAACTTACCTTAAACACCTTAATATGTCAGGTAGCTCAGCACGCGCTATTGCCCCCGTTATCGGAGATAAATTCAGAAATCTAGAGTATTTAAATGTTGATGGTACGCAAATTTATTCCGTACCAGCTAACATAGGGAACCTTAAGAAGTTAAAAGAATTTGTCATTTCGCATCTCAATTGGGGGGGAATATTACCTCGCTACCTGAAAGTTTTGGTGATCTGGAGAATTTAG